In Opisthocomus hoazin isolate bOpiHoa1 unplaced genomic scaffold, bOpiHoa1.hap1 HAP1_SCAFFOLD_314, whole genome shotgun sequence, the following proteins share a genomic window:
- the LOC142359737 gene encoding LOW QUALITY PROTEIN: valine--tRNA ligase, mitochondrial-like (The sequence of the model RefSeq protein was modified relative to this genomic sequence to represent the inferred CDS: inserted 1 base in 1 codon; deleted 1 base in 1 codon) has protein sequence GVHRFVAREEVVVAALADRGLHRGTQDHAMTLPLCSRSGDVIEYLLKNQWFLRCQEMARRAREAGDIGQAPTRPKFHEKNWKTWMDNVEDWCLSRQLWWGHRVPAYRVGVPEAGSPPEDPEGPWTPDVLDTWFSSALFPFAALGWPQETPDLGRFYPXAVLVTGSDLLFFWVGRMVMLGQQLTGRLPFSQVLLHSLVRDAQGRKMSKSLGNVIDPRDVIAGASLQELQERLHRRNLDPRELAVAAEGQRRQFPHGIPECGVDALRMALCSHNVHGDDIRLDVGAALSSRHFCNKVWNALKFVLAALGPDFVPQPPEEAEPRQPMDRWVLSRLAQAAGECGRRMEALEVHGAVAAVQHFWLRSFCDVYLETAKPALRDPDAVAGTRRALLSCAELGLRLLAPFAPFLAEELWQRLPRPAPAPAALALAPFPDAARLARWRCPELETEVAAMQEVARAARGLRDIFRLGAARPPVAVRCPAAAQDSLAALGPALQALAQAGPLQLLPLGAEPGAGWVGAPAGPDTHVYLCLRGLVEPAAARAQLDARSRGLERRLGGAPPQQVALLRSELARLKQALGALGPPDPPPGPRRGGRGPRQRGGPRPPINPPLPAHLGTP, from the exons ggcgTCCACCGCTTCGTGGCccgggaggaggtggtggtggccgcgCTGGCTGACCGGGGCCTGCACCGCGGCACCCAGGACCACGCCATGACCCTGCCCCTCTGCAG CCGCTCTGGGGACGTCATCGAGTACCTGCTGAAGAACCAGTGGTTCCTGCGGTGCCAGGAGATGGCCCGACGTGCCCGGGAG GCGGGTGACATCGGGCAGGCTCCGACTCGTCCCAAATTTCACGAGAAGAACTGGAAAACGTGGATGGACAACGTCga ggacTGGTGCCTCTCCCGGCAGCTGTGGTGGGGCCACCGGGTGCCCGCCTACCGGGTGGGGGTCCCCGAAGCGGGGTCCCCCCCCGAGGACCCCGAAGGTCCCTGG ACCCCCGACGTCCTGGACACCTGGTTCTCCTCCGCGCTCTTCCCCTTCGCCGCGCTGGGCTGGCCCCAAGAG acccccgatTTGGGGCGGTTCTACC CGGCCGTGCTGGTGACGGGCAGCGACCTCCTCTTCTTCTGGGTG GGGCGCATGGTGATGCTGGGCCAGCAGCTCACGGGGCGCCTgcccttctcccag gtcCTGCTGCACTCGCTGGTGCGCGACGCCCAGGGCCGCAAGATGAGCAAATCCCTGGGCAACGTCATCGACCCCCGCGACGTCATCGCCGGGGCCTCCCTCCAG gagctgcaggagaggCTCCACCGCAGGAACCTGGACCCCCGCGAGCTCGCGGTGGCCGCAGAGGGACAG agGCGCCAGTTCCCCCACGGCATCCCCGAGTGCGGCGTCGACGCTCTCCGCATGGCCCTGTGCTCCCACAACGTCCACG GTGACGACATCCGCCTGGACGTCGGCGCGGCCCTGAGCTCCCGGCACTTCTGCAACAAGGTCTGGAACGCCCTCAAGTTCGTCCTCGCCGCCCTGGGGCCCGATTTCGTCCCTCAACCCCCCGAGGAG GCGGAGCCCCGGCAGCCCATGGACCGGTGGGTGCTGAGCCGGCTGGCGCAGGCGGCGGGCGAGTGCGGGCGGCGGATGGAAGCCCTGGAGGTCCACGGCGCCGTCGCCGCCGTCCAGCACTTCTGGTTGCGTAGCTTCtgcgacgtctacctg GAGACGGCCAAGCCGGCCCTGCGGGACCCGGACGCCGTCGCCGGGACGCGTCGCGCCCTGCTGAGCTGCGCCGAGCTGGGCCTGCGCCTCCTGGCCCCCTTCGCCCCGTTCCTGGCCGAGGAGCTCTGGCAGCGCctgccccgcccggcccccgcgcccgccgccctcgCCCTCGCCCCCTTCCCCGACGCCGCCCGCCTG gctcGCTGGCGCTGCCCCGAGCTGGAGACCGAGGTGGCGGCCATGCAGGAGGTGGCGAGGGCGGCGCGAGGACTGCGCGACATCTTCCGCctgggcgcggcccggccccctg TGGCAGTGCGGTGCCCGGCGGCGGCGCAGGATTCGCTGGCGGCACTGGGCCCCGCCCTACAGGCCCTGGCGCAGGCGGGGCCTCTGCAGCTCCTCCCCCTGGGGGCGGAGCCGGGGGCCGGCTGGGTGggggcccccgccggccccgacACCCACGTCTACCTCTGCCTGCGG GGGCTGGTGGAGCCGGCGGCCGCCCGGGCCCAGCTCGACGCCCGCAGCCGCGGCCTAGAGCGGCGCCTCGGGGGGGCCCCACCCCAGCAG